Proteins from a genomic interval of Flammeovirgaceae bacterium SG7u.111:
- a CDS encoding IS3 family transposase (programmed frameshift) has protein sequence MMKQYEKEFKTMIVGLLESGQPARQVAEDYGLSASMIRRWRRESRGGKEAFTGKGVASLTPEQKKIQQLEKELRESRMEAEILKKANRHLLPKRRDKYRFIEMNRHRYPVGKMLGCLGVSKNGYYTWERRKDKKKTSRKEELKRKGILVSRSYVARLMKEEGLRSCVRKKYIATTGSGHGHPVAENTLKRNFKVEETGKVWVPDITYIRVNDGWCYLTSMLDLADRKVVGWSLSSDMTAENTVIAAWVNARKNRQIKDGFVLHSDRGVQYACNKTTSVFSFNRKMKQSMSRKGDCWDNAVAESFFKSIKYEWLNRFEFTSYDEVYRQVAWYINWYNTKRLHASLGYKTPKEKEAELNFIQSMAA, from the exons ATTATGAAACAGTACGAAAAGGAATTTAAAACAATGATAGTGGGCCTGCTCGAATCCGGACAACCAGCCAGGCAAGTGGCGGAAGACTACGGTTTGAGTGCGAGCATGATAAGGAGATGGCGAAGGGAGTCGAGGGGCGGAAAGGAAGCCTTCACCGGAAAGGGGGTGGCCTCCCTGACACCCGAGCAAAAGAAGATACAACAATTGGAAAAAGAACTTCGGGAGTCCAGGATGGAGGCCGAGATATTAAAAAAAGCCA ATCGGCATCTTCTCCCAAAAAGACGGGACAAATACCGGTTCATAGAGATGAACCGTCACCGGTATCCTGTTGGGAAAATGTTGGGTTGTCTAGGGGTGAGCAAAAACGGGTACTATACCTGGGAACGGAGGAAGGACAAAAAGAAGACCTCCCGAAAAGAGGAACTGAAAAGGAAGGGCATTCTCGTGTCCAGGTCCTATGTGGCCAGATTGATGAAGGAGGAGGGGCTGAGGAGCTGTGTGCGCAAGAAATACATTGCCACGACCGGCTCGGGGCACGGCCACCCGGTTGCCGAGAACACCCTGAAAAGGAATTTCAAGGTAGAAGAAACGGGTAAAGTGTGGGTGCCAGATATCACATATATAAGGGTAAATGACGGCTGGTGCTACCTGACCAGTATGCTCGACCTTGCCGACAGGAAAGTGGTAGGCTGGTCGCTTTCAAGCGATATGACGGCCGAGAACACGGTGATAGCGGCTTGGGTGAATGCGAGGAAAAACAGGCAGATAAAAGACGGGTTCGTCCTCCATTCGGACAGAGGTGTGCAATACGCCTGCAACAAGACAACAAGTGTTTTTTCTTTCAACAGAAAAATGAAACAGAGCATGTCAAGGAAAGGAGACTGTTGGGACAACGCCGTGGCCGAGAGTTTTTTCAAGAGCATCAAGTACGAGTGGCTCAACAGGTTCGAGTTCACTTCCTACGACGAGGTTTACAGGCAGGTGGCATGGTATATCAACTGGTACAACACCAAAAGGCTCCACGCTAGCCTTGGCTACAAAACACCTAAAGAAAAAGAAGCG
- a CDS encoding IS3 family transposase — translation MLSIARSGLSYKPKPENALNLKLMDMIDKEYTKHPFRGTASMTTWLREDKGIRVNHKRVERLYKLMCIQAIAPGPLPQKGTKGIKSTPTCPEG, via the coding sequence TTGCTTTCAATCGCCAGGTCTGGGTTGAGTTATAAGCCAAAGCCAGAAAATGCCTTAAACCTAAAACTGATGGATATGATTGATAAAGAATACACCAAGCATCCGTTTAGGGGGACAGCCTCCATGACCACATGGCTCAGGGAAGACAAGGGGATAAGGGTCAACCATAAGCGTGTCGAGCGCCTCTACAAGCTTATGTGTATCCAGGCCATTGCGCCAGGCCCCCTACCTCAAAAGGGAACAAAGGGCATAAAAAGTACCCCTACCTGCCCCGAGGGCTGA